Proteins encoded within one genomic window of Ranitomeya variabilis isolate aRanVar5 chromosome 4, aRanVar5.hap1, whole genome shotgun sequence:
- the TCF7L2 gene encoding transcription factor 7-like 2 isoform X35, whose protein sequence is MSNKVPVVQHPHHVHPLTPLITYSNEHFTPGNPPPHLQADVDPKTGIPRPPHPPDISPYYPLSPGAVGQIPHPLGWLVPQQGQPVYPITTGGFRHPYPTALTVNASMSRFPPHMVPPHHSLHTTGIPHPAIVNPTVKQESSQSDMGSLHSSKHQDSKKEEEKKKPHIKKPLNAFMLYMKEMRAKVVAECTLKESAAINQILGRRWHALSREEQAKYYELARKERQLHMQLYPGWSARDNYGKKKKRKRDKQPGESNEHNECYLNPCLSLPPITDLSAPKKCRARFGLDQQNNWCGPCSL, encoded by the exons TCTAATAAAGTGCCAGTAGTACAACACCCTCATCATGTCCACCCTCTCACACCGCTTATCACCTACAGTAATGAGCACTTTACCCCTGGGAACCCCCCACCACACTTACAGGCGGATGTGGACCCCAAAACAG GAATCCCTCGGCCTCCTCACCCTCCAGACATATCACCCTATTACCCTTTATCACCGGGCGCCGTAGGACAGATCCCCCATCCGCTAGGATGGTTAGTACCACA GCAAGGTCAGCCGGTGTACCCGATCACAACCGGGGGCTTCCGACATCCCTACCCCACCGCTCTCACAGTCAATGCTTCCATGTCAAG ATTCCCCCCACACATGGTACCGCCACACCACAGTTTACACACAACTGGAATCCCTCATCCCGCCATAGTGAACCCAACCGTCAAACAGGAATCGTCCCAGAGTGACATGGGATCGCTGCACAGCTC AAAACATCAGGATTCCAAAaaggaagaagaaaagaagaaacctCATATAAAAAAGCCTCTAAACGCATTTATGTTATATATGAAGGAAATGCGAGCAAAAGTGGTCGCAGAATGCACATTAAAAGAGAGCGCCGCCATCAACCAGATCCTCGGCCGGAGG TGGCACGCGTTATCGAGAGAGGAACAAGCGAAATACTACGAGTTGGCGCGGAAGGAACGACAGCTGCACATGCAGCTCTACCCCGGCTGGTCGGCAAGGGATAACTAT gggaaaaagaagaagaggaaaaGAGACAAGCAGCCAGGAGAGAGTAACG AACACAACGAATGTTACCTAAACCCTTGCCTTTCACTTCCTCCGATTACAG ACCTCAGCGCCCCTAAGAAATGCCGAGCGCGCTTTGGCCTTGATCAGCAGAATAACTGGTGCGGTCCTTGCAG TCTTTGA